The Neospora caninum Liverpool complete genome, chromosome X genome includes a region encoding these proteins:
- a CDS encoding putative folate/methotrexate transporter FT1, which translates to MIASSLLGVTGAILIYASAGHIVFYMAVLAFFIMMTQASFNDLLCEGAYTRRMAEKPETGAALTSYVWLCSCLGSLLAAVWVGPIIDYVSFRVVLIPFLFLTSQQLFATAWPWPFKKWREHGGLLQEQYVPVGSRIMTEKFRQHRRLFICAIVLSLLAVGSVVAGLFNDDQQIIGFTYALFAGFSMVGMLWFTLPLMLFKPILYLFLSRFLLPNISSQVTYWLRSGPDCVERGPNFSWTFLLTLTSILQAIFGFVGVMLFQKFVSKWSFRKAFWITSLLTCLTSVFDVIMIYRWNIDYLGIPDKVWYFCSAAIIEEVISMWAFMPSCVLISRLCPRQVESTMYAVVAGVNNFGSSLAKYMGNFLSVYLLGIKTMNDERGSCNFDNLGLAVIIGSGLCPLLPLALTFFLVPNVGMDVHFGDASFEETNETSDYPIQLTAGQRTGQASENSENQESLFSHQRSIADGKPDGVSDSGQYDQMEPDPHKENEELLENDAPPQQPQLSRMQTMASSEADHVDSQPGISVASFRAAPE; encoded by the exons ATGATCGCATCTTCACTGCTCGGAGTAACCGGAGCGATACTCATATACGCTTCCGCGGGACATATTGTCTTCTACATGGCAGTCTTGGCATTCTTTATCATGATGACGCAAGCCTCGTTCAACGACCTGCTATGCGAAGGCGCTTATACGCGCCGAATGGCCGAAAAACCCGAGACGGGTGCAGCCCTGACGTCCTACGTCTGGCTATGCTCCTGCCTTGGAAGCCTACTAGCAGCAGTATGGGTCGGCCCCATCATCGATTatgtctcctttcgcgtcgtcctcataccctttctcttcctcacttcCCAACAACTCTTTGCCACTGCCTGGCCATGGCCTTTcaagaaatggagagaacaCGGCGGTTTACTGCAAGAACAGTACGTCCCAGTCGGCTCTCGAATCATG ACCGAGAAGTTTCGGCAGCACCGGAGGCTCTTTATCTGCGCAATAGTTTTGAGTTTACTAGCGGTGGGGTCTGTCGTAGCAGGCCTGTTTAATGACGACCAACAGATCATCGGCTTCACTTACGCGCTTTTCGCTGGTTTCTCAATGGTGGGGATGCTATGGTTTACGCTTCCCTTAATGCTGTTCAAGCCGATACTCTACTTATTCTTAAGCCGTTTTCTACTACCGAATATAAGCTCGCAGGTGACATACTGGCTCCGGAGCGGTCCGGATTGCGTAGAGCGTGGCCCAAACTTCAGTTGGACATTTCTTCTGACTCTAACATCGATTCTGCAAGCTATCTTCGGATTCGTTGGCGTTATGCTCTTTCAAAAATTCGTCAGCAAATGGAGCTTCCGTAAAGCCTTCTGGATAACTTCCCTTTTGACCTGTCTAACATCAGTTTTTGACGTTATCATGATATACCGCTGGAATATCGACTACCTGGGGATCCCGGACAAAGTTTGGTACTTCTGCAGTGCTGCAATAATTGAAGAGGTGATTAGCATGTGGGCTTTCATGCCTTCGTGTGTCCTGATTTCCCGCTTGTGTCCACGCCAGGTTGAAAGTACCATGTACGCCGTCGTCGCTGGCGTCAACAACTTTGGAAGTTCTCTGGCCAAGTATATGGGCAACTTCCTTTCTGTGTACCTGTTAGGCATAAAAACAATGAACGATGAGAGGGGCAGTTGCAATTTCGATAACCTTGGCCTTGCTGTCATCATAGGATCTGGGTTATGCCCCTTGCTGCCTCTTGCACTgactttcttcctcgtccccaATGTCGGGATGGATGTCCATTTCGGTGACGCTAGCTTCGAGGAAACAAATGAAACTTCAGATTATCCAATACAGCTGACAGCAGGTCAGCGAACTGGACAGGCTTCCGAAAATTCCGAAAACCAGGAGTCGCTATTCTCTCATCAGAGGTCGATAGCCGATGGGAAGCCTGACGGAGTTTCAGATTCGGGACAATACGATCAAATGGAGCCAGACCCACACAAGGAAAATGAGGAACTTCTCGAGAACGACGCTCCTCCCCAGCAACCGCAGCTCAGCCGCATGCAAACTATGGCCTCTAGTGAAGCCGACCACGTGGACAGCCAACCAGGaatctctgtcgcttccttccgTGCGGCTCCAGAGTAA